The Pirellulimonas nuda genome includes a region encoding these proteins:
- a CDS encoding cell surface protein gives MASQTAVKTEPTLDAKSGSGSGMQKYLDRAKEVLEKFGLKPGEEAQSELVRLLEEVRHVDEPKVVAIAGVVKHMSAFNQLVRDNVENINVGNRYLDISQAFDSIREDSKRLIAQLDDGKINFTERMSNRWMNLRRGSPHSRFEKIVDTYQDVCKDTKDQLVREQQIMDGYIDFRFALKEAEVLAREVLEEQIPHLEAAKAALAAAQQAVNDYKGDDESQQSRLELARDEANDAYQREDRVYQLLKDIAENLSIGYDVGETLVTKLKQTHDVKDQVYRRAVTFFTTNEHVFTILGTVYTSQQGLHEATQSTEALKEGVNKSLEDVAVLGRELERAALKAGYGSTVSPESLEKLVRAISDYQIESLQMVAELRKESEENARQIRKVVEEGKRRYQETLGKFALGQDLQ, from the coding sequence ATGGCCTCGCAGACCGCCGTCAAGACCGAGCCGACCCTCGACGCCAAGTCCGGCTCAGGGTCCGGCATGCAGAAGTACCTCGACCGCGCCAAGGAGGTGCTGGAAAAGTTCGGGCTCAAGCCGGGCGAAGAGGCCCAGAGCGAGCTGGTCCGCTTGCTGGAAGAGGTCCGGCACGTCGACGAGCCGAAGGTGGTCGCGATCGCCGGCGTCGTGAAGCACATGAGCGCCTTCAACCAGTTGGTGCGCGACAACGTAGAAAACATTAATGTCGGCAATCGCTACCTCGACATCAGCCAGGCGTTCGACTCGATCCGCGAAGACTCAAAGCGGCTGATCGCCCAACTCGACGACGGCAAGATCAATTTCACCGAGCGGATGAGCAACCGCTGGATGAACCTCCGCCGCGGCTCGCCCCACTCACGGTTCGAGAAGATCGTCGACACCTACCAGGACGTCTGCAAAGACACCAAGGACCAGTTGGTCCGCGAGCAGCAGATCATGGACGGCTACATCGACTTCCGCTTCGCACTGAAGGAGGCCGAGGTGCTGGCGCGTGAGGTGCTCGAAGAGCAGATCCCCCACCTCGAAGCGGCCAAGGCCGCCCTCGCCGCGGCCCAGCAGGCCGTGAACGACTACAAGGGGGACGACGAGAGCCAACAATCGCGGCTCGAGCTGGCCCGCGACGAGGCGAACGACGCCTACCAACGCGAAGACCGCGTCTACCAGTTGTTGAAGGACATCGCCGAGAACCTCTCGATCGGCTACGACGTCGGCGAGACGCTGGTCACCAAGCTGAAGCAGACGCACGACGTGAAGGACCAGGTCTACCGCCGCGCGGTGACCTTCTTCACCACCAACGAGCACGTCTTCACGATCCTCGGCACCGTCTACACCAGCCAGCAGGGGCTGCACGAAGCGACGCAAAGCACCGAGGCGCTCAAGGAAGGGGTCAACAAGAGCCTAGAAGACGTCGCGGTGCTCGGCCGCGAGCTAGAACGCGCCGCCCTCAAGGCGGGCTACGGCAGCACGGTGAGCCCGGAGTCGCTAGAAAAGCTCGTCAGGGCGATCAGTGACTACCAGATCGAGTCGCTGCAGATGGTGGCAGAGCTCCGCAAAGAGAGCGAAGAAAACGCCCGTCAGATCCGCAAGGTGGTGGAAGAGGGCAAACGCCGCTACCAAGAGACGCTGGGCAAGTTCGCCCTCGGCCAAGACTTGCAGTAG
- a CDS encoding exo-beta-N-acetylmuramidase NamZ family protein encodes MTVLRRVCVAGTLLAWMLLAWMSPALADPPLAAPGGPGSRVRLGIDTLREQGFAPLAGKKVGLITNHTGLDRQGRRTIDVLATAPGVELVRLFSPEHGAQGLLDQSDIGNDVDSATGLPIASLYGERRKPSAEQLADLDVLVFDIQDIGARFYTYVSTMKLAMEAAAEGGLRFVVLDRPNPLGGVRVEGPMLDDDAESFVAAHSLPIVHGMTAGELAKMFAADEGLKLDLVVVPMAGWRPSGLWDETRLLWVDPSPNMRRLTAAQLYPGVGILETTNVSVGRGTDTPFEVFGAPWVDPWEFAAALNAEAVPGLVAVPRYFTPNSSKHADVRCGGADLIITDSDSLPTVDVGLAIACVLRRLYPDDWDPAAFNRLLGSESIRDEVLSGGGLAELRRLADEGVDAFRQRRAPFLIYDRADGDAEQARSHGS; translated from the coding sequence ATGACCGTGCTACGCCGCGTTTGTGTGGCGGGGACGTTACTGGCCTGGATGTTATTGGCCTGGATGTCCCCGGCGCTGGCCGACCCGCCGCTAGCAGCACCGGGCGGTCCCGGAAGCCGAGTGCGACTGGGGATCGATACCCTCCGCGAACAGGGGTTCGCGCCGCTGGCCGGCAAAAAGGTCGGGCTGATTACCAACCACACCGGCCTCGACCGGCAGGGCCGCCGCACGATCGACGTGCTGGCCACGGCGCCCGGCGTTGAGCTGGTCCGTTTGTTCAGCCCGGAGCACGGCGCCCAGGGACTGCTCGACCAAAGCGACATCGGCAATGACGTCGATTCCGCCACGGGCCTGCCAATCGCCAGCCTGTACGGAGAACGCCGCAAGCCGTCCGCCGAGCAGTTGGCGGACCTGGACGTGCTGGTTTTCGACATCCAGGACATCGGCGCGCGATTCTACACCTACGTTTCGACAATGAAGCTGGCGATGGAAGCCGCGGCAGAGGGTGGGCTGCGGTTTGTGGTGCTCGACCGCCCCAACCCCCTGGGGGGCGTGCGGGTCGAGGGCCCGATGCTTGACGACGACGCCGAATCGTTTGTGGCGGCGCACTCCCTGCCGATTGTGCACGGGATGACCGCGGGAGAACTGGCGAAGATGTTCGCCGCCGATGAAGGGTTGAAGCTCGATCTTGTGGTCGTTCCGATGGCGGGGTGGCGCCCGTCTGGCCTGTGGGACGAGACCCGCCTGCTGTGGGTCGATCCGTCCCCCAACATGCGTCGGCTCACTGCGGCGCAGCTCTACCCCGGCGTTGGCATCCTGGAAACAACCAACGTGTCGGTCGGCCGCGGCACGGACACCCCATTCGAAGTATTCGGCGCGCCGTGGGTCGATCCTTGGGAGTTTGCCGCTGCGTTAAACGCAGAAGCGGTTCCGGGACTGGTCGCCGTGCCGCGTTACTTCACGCCAAACTCCAGCAAGCACGCCGACGTGCGGTGCGGCGGCGCCGACCTGATCATTACCGACAGCGACTCCCTCCCGACCGTGGACGTGGGGCTGGCGATCGCTTGCGTGCTGCGGCGGCTCTACCCGGACGACTGGGACCCCGCGGCGTTCAACCGCCTGCTCGGCAGCGAGAGCATCCGTGACGAAGTGCTCAGCGGAGGCGGCTTGGCCGAGTTGCGACGGTTGGCGGACGAGGGCGTTGATGCGTTCCGCCAGCGGAGGGCGCCCTTCCTGATCTACGACCGTGCTGATGGCGACGCAGAGCAGGCTCGCTCCCACGGGTCCTGA
- a CDS encoding coiled-coil domain-containing protein, protein MVNAYTRGADVLRVLESAARAARSDAERHTRGTAELESHIQADLRERAGALEQLAEHYLPRLDRETVARSIREVRGEVSELLARKQQREAELRQRWEATLDARQAIEGELEQATASLNELVERRESLELRLAETLQADAQFAELSAKAIKSEAALHQNEQRVAEAKQEAEAKLPAYERSRMFKYLVGRNYGAPSYAGRGLTRRLDRWVAKLVDWPRARQSYDFLRITPELMAAEVERRRSEFAGLMEQVEAIEQQHSDAIGLTAALTEGVRAGKQRDALITRLEAEQGRRDEIEQEQHALAQRENAFYKQAVDRVEQALGELKESALAARARATPETTDDRLVEQIAALNRRVAEAGRQAADVRADGQKLVAGAGQLADIARRFRSHEFDSVRSVFPEGFSPASWVDQLLRGELSAEKLWTQLATQQRFAPHWVEREYGRRGGVMDSEFSYVLMRVLAEAAGAAIQHAARGGFDMRSGGGSRGRWSPPRPSLPRRPAARAPSVRRPTGGGFTTGRGF, encoded by the coding sequence ATGGTAAACGCCTACACCCGCGGCGCCGATGTCCTGCGCGTGCTCGAGTCGGCGGCGCGCGCCGCCCGCTCCGATGCCGAACGCCACACGCGGGGGACCGCCGAACTCGAGTCTCACATCCAGGCCGACCTGCGTGAGCGGGCGGGCGCCCTCGAGCAACTGGCAGAGCACTACTTGCCGCGGCTCGACCGCGAGACCGTCGCACGCTCGATCCGAGAGGTGCGCGGCGAGGTTTCGGAGCTGCTGGCCCGCAAGCAGCAGCGCGAAGCGGAGCTGCGGCAGCGATGGGAGGCCACCCTCGACGCACGGCAGGCGATCGAGGGAGAGTTGGAGCAGGCCACGGCGTCGCTCAACGAGCTGGTCGAGCGTCGCGAGTCTCTCGAACTGCGGTTGGCAGAGACGCTTCAAGCAGACGCGCAGTTCGCAGAACTCTCGGCCAAGGCGATCAAGTCCGAAGCCGCCCTCCACCAGAACGAGCAGCGCGTCGCAGAAGCCAAGCAGGAGGCCGAGGCGAAGCTCCCCGCGTACGAGCGGAGCCGCATGTTCAAGTACCTGGTAGGGCGCAACTATGGCGCGCCCAGCTACGCCGGGCGCGGGCTCACGCGGCGGCTCGACCGCTGGGTCGCCAAGCTGGTGGACTGGCCCCGGGCGCGGCAGAGCTACGATTTTTTACGCATCACCCCCGAGCTGATGGCGGCCGAGGTCGAGCGGCGGCGGAGCGAGTTCGCCGGCTTGATGGAGCAGGTCGAGGCCATCGAGCAGCAGCACTCCGACGCGATCGGGCTGACGGCCGCGCTCACCGAGGGGGTCCGAGCGGGCAAGCAACGCGACGCACTCATCACCCGCCTCGAAGCAGAGCAGGGCCGGCGCGATGAAATCGAGCAAGAGCAGCACGCGCTGGCCCAGCGTGAGAACGCCTTCTACAAGCAGGCGGTTGATCGTGTCGAGCAGGCGCTCGGAGAGTTGAAGGAGTCCGCCCTCGCGGCGCGGGCGCGGGCGACGCCGGAGACGACCGACGACCGCTTGGTGGAACAGATCGCCGCGCTCAATCGACGGGTCGCGGAAGCCGGCCGGCAAGCCGCCGATGTCCGCGCGGATGGCCAGAAGCTGGTTGCCGGCGCGGGGCAACTGGCCGACATTGCCCGTCGGTTCCGGTCGCACGAGTTCGATTCGGTGCGGTCGGTGTTCCCCGAAGGCTTCAGCCCGGCGTCGTGGGTCGATCAACTGCTGCGGGGCGAGTTGAGCGCAGAGAAGCTGTGGACACAGCTAGCGACCCAACAACGTTTTGCCCCCCACTGGGTAGAGCGCGAGTACGGCCGCCGCGGCGGCGTGATGGACAGCGAGTTCTCTTACGTGCTGATGCGTGTGCTGGCCGAGGCGGCCGGCGCCGCGATCCAGCACGCGGCGCGGGGGGGGTTTGACATGCGATCGGGGGGAGGGAGCCGCGGCAGGTGGAGCCCCCCCCGCCCTTCCCTGCCCCGCCGCCCGGCTGCGCGGGCGCCATCGGTCCGGCGTCCGACGGGAGGCGGGTTTACGACCGGGCGGGGGTTCTAG
- the msrA gene encoding peptide-methionine (S)-S-oxide reductase MsrA: MPFASNPLRRFWATTPLLVAGIAAGTFFAMNSHSAETTSPRPQGSAPKPENLKLATFGNGCFWCTEAVFRELRGVYGVTSGYTGGSVANPTYQQVGMGVTGHAEAIQVEYDPKQIGYADLLEVFWKTHDPTTLNRQGADVGTQYRSAVFYHDQEQQALAEELKEKLDKSGAFNASIVTQIVPAAEFYPAEGYHQDYYAENPEQRYCQLVIVPKLEKFRKVFADKLRKDEPETTAEAPQPLPDELPPGTDFSKVDWKKLLTPEQYRVTELAGTERPFQNEFWNVTEDGEYRCVRCGQLLFESDSKFESGCGWPSFDVAAANGAVVLKPDNSLGMVRTEVRCSRCDAHLGHLFDDGPTETGQRFCINSASLKFKKEKQAAPK; this comes from the coding sequence ATGCCGTTCGCTTCCAATCCACTCCGCCGATTCTGGGCGACTACGCCGCTGCTGGTCGCTGGGATAGCCGCAGGAACTTTTTTCGCCATGAACAGCCATAGCGCCGAGACGACCAGCCCCCGCCCCCAGGGCTCCGCTCCCAAGCCGGAGAACCTGAAGCTTGCGACTTTCGGCAACGGCTGCTTCTGGTGCACCGAGGCGGTCTTTCGCGAGCTGCGCGGCGTCTACGGCGTCACCTCGGGCTACACCGGCGGCTCGGTCGCCAACCCCACCTACCAACAGGTCGGCATGGGCGTCACCGGCCACGCCGAGGCGATCCAGGTCGAGTACGACCCCAAGCAGATCGGTTATGCCGACTTGCTCGAAGTGTTCTGGAAGACGCACGACCCCACAACGCTCAACCGCCAGGGCGCCGACGTCGGCACGCAGTACCGATCCGCCGTCTTCTACCACGACCAGGAGCAGCAGGCGTTGGCGGAAGAACTCAAGGAGAAGCTCGATAAGTCGGGGGCGTTCAACGCTTCGATCGTCACCCAGATCGTCCCCGCGGCAGAGTTCTACCCGGCCGAGGGCTACCACCAGGACTACTACGCTGAAAACCCCGAGCAGCGCTACTGCCAGCTCGTGATCGTTCCGAAGCTGGAGAAGTTCCGCAAGGTCTTCGCGGACAAGCTCCGCAAGGACGAACCGGAGACGACGGCCGAGGCCCCCCAGCCGCTGCCCGATGAGCTGCCGCCCGGGACCGACTTCTCCAAGGTCGACTGGAAGAAGTTGCTCACGCCGGAGCAGTACCGCGTGACTGAGCTAGCCGGCACGGAGCGACCCTTCCAGAACGAGTTCTGGAACGTCACCGAAGACGGCGAGTACCGCTGCGTGCGGTGCGGCCAGTTGTTGTTTGAGTCCGACTCAAAGTTCGAATCGGGCTGCGGCTGGCCCAGCTTCGACGTAGCGGCCGCCAATGGCGCGGTGGTACTCAAGCCAGACAACAGCCTCGGCATGGTGCGGACCGAAGTGCGGTGCAGCCGCTGCGACGCCCACTTGGGGCATCTTTTTGACGACGGCCCCACCGAAACCGGCCAGCGCTTTTGCATCAACTCTGCGTCACTGAAGTTTAAGAAAGAGAAGCAAGCGGCGCCCAAGTAG
- a CDS encoding cold-shock protein, translating into MAEGKIKKLTDKGFGFISSEKGDLFFHHSAVEGGMFDELQIGQSVEYTEGRGPKGPRAETVKVVG; encoded by the coding sequence GTGGCTGAAGGCAAAATCAAGAAGTTGACGGACAAGGGTTTCGGGTTCATCTCCAGCGAGAAGGGCGACCTGTTCTTCCACCACTCGGCGGTGGAAGGCGGAATGTTCGACGAGCTGCAGATCGGGCAGTCGGTTGAATACACCGAAGGCCGTGGCCCCAAGGGCCCGCGGGCTGAAACCGTCAAGGTGGTCGGCTAG
- the solA gene encoding N-methyl-L-tryptophan oxidase: MPSYDAIVIGAGGVGSAAMWRLARRGLRVLGIDRFAPPHSHGSSHGHTRMIRQAYFEHPDYVPLALRSYALWAELEAESGAKLFCPTGLVEFGPADGVVVPGVKRAASTHGLPIEPVGDRWPQFRVPEGCAGVFEPTGGVLFVERCVESCLKAARTLGAELVVDTEVLGWVPEGDGFSVQTSGGAYRAGRLVITVGPWACAMLGEMGVPLRVRRKSLFWFGSDPAADASLMPPFLFELPSGVYYGLPSFDARGVKVGDHAGGQPVDDPLLVDRSIDLQEEADLKSFVSACIPAVTQRRTDHAVCLYTMSPDEHFIVDHWPHEPRVVFAAGLSGHGFKFAPVLGEALADLAIDGASPLPVGFLGLSRFATAGRVQRG, encoded by the coding sequence ATGCCGAGCTACGACGCCATCGTGATCGGCGCCGGCGGGGTCGGCAGCGCCGCGATGTGGCGACTGGCGCGGCGTGGACTCCGCGTGTTGGGGATCGATCGCTTTGCCCCGCCCCACTCCCACGGCAGCTCTCACGGCCACACGCGGATGATCCGCCAGGCCTACTTCGAGCACCCCGACTACGTGCCGTTGGCCTTGCGTTCGTATGCGTTATGGGCCGAGCTAGAAGCCGAGTCGGGCGCCAAGCTGTTCTGCCCTACGGGCCTGGTAGAGTTCGGACCAGCCGACGGGGTGGTCGTCCCGGGCGTCAAGCGTGCGGCTAGCACACACGGGCTGCCGATCGAGCCGGTCGGCGACCGCTGGCCGCAGTTCCGCGTGCCCGAGGGCTGCGCCGGCGTCTTTGAGCCGACCGGCGGGGTCCTCTTTGTCGAACGCTGCGTCGAGTCGTGCCTCAAGGCGGCGCGGACGCTGGGGGCGGAGCTGGTAGTCGACACCGAGGTTCTTGGTTGGGTCCCAGAGGGGGACGGCTTCAGCGTGCAGACCAGCGGCGGCGCGTACCGGGCTGGTCGCTTGGTGATTACGGTCGGTCCGTGGGCGTGCGCGATGCTCGGAGAGATGGGCGTCCCGCTGCGGGTCCGTCGCAAAAGCCTGTTCTGGTTCGGATCGGACCCGGCCGCCGATGCGAGCCTGATGCCGCCGTTCTTGTTCGAGTTGCCGAGCGGGGTCTATTACGGTCTCCCGTCGTTCGACGCACGGGGCGTGAAAGTGGGCGATCACGCCGGCGGGCAGCCGGTCGATGATCCGCTGTTGGTCGACCGCTCGATCGACCTACAAGAGGAAGCGGATTTGAAGAGCTTCGTCTCTGCTTGCATTCCCGCGGTGACGCAGCGCCGGACCGACCATGCGGTCTGCCTGTACACGATGAGCCCGGACGAGCACTTTATCGTCGATCACTGGCCTCACGAGCCACGCGTCGTCTTCGCGGCCGGGCTGAGCGGCCACGGCTTTAAGTTTGCGCCGGTGCTGGGCGAGGCGCTGGCGGACCTGGCCATCGACGGCGCCAGTCCGCTGCCGGTCGGCTTCCTGGGGCTTTCCCGCTTCGCCACAGCAGGTAGGGTGCAACGTGGCTGA
- a CDS encoding DUF1559 domain-containing protein, translating into MTLVELLVVVAIIGVLAALLLPAVQSAREAARASDCKSHLRNIALACANYESARRALPPASNNSPAEKLNSLGWQVFILPYVEEAAVAADIQDNYAETAETLELANSVQIPLYQCSSDPEIEDERGRKYTSMRVMSYAGVLGSYASRAGVQQCKRGDDCVGGDVPLLGPVNKDGLMGVDTAVPVRRVSDGMSKTALVGERWYQLRTWTFGSYYRQRDSGQAVAGRPPRGPQMQTAVCSAKNLSREAPLNADLNATGYYADHLPENRPPMPDGAAQTISFNNLPFGSFHPGGGHFALGDGSVRFVEDDIDADAYLALASRDGGELATEQ; encoded by the coding sequence ATGACGCTGGTGGAGTTGCTGGTGGTCGTCGCCATCATCGGCGTGCTGGCAGCGCTGTTGCTGCCGGCCGTTCAATCGGCGCGAGAAGCGGCCCGCGCCAGCGATTGCAAGAGCCACCTCCGCAATATCGCGCTTGCCTGCGCCAACTACGAGTCGGCCCGGCGGGCGCTGCCTCCGGCGTCCAACAACTCGCCCGCAGAGAAGCTCAACAGCCTCGGCTGGCAGGTGTTCATCTTGCCGTACGTAGAAGAAGCCGCGGTCGCCGCCGACATCCAGGACAACTACGCCGAAACGGCCGAAACGCTGGAACTGGCCAACAGCGTGCAGATACCGCTATACCAGTGCAGCAGCGACCCCGAGATCGAAGACGAACGCGGCCGCAAGTACACGTCGATGCGCGTGATGTCCTACGCCGGAGTGCTTGGCTCGTACGCCAGCCGCGCCGGGGTCCAGCAGTGCAAACGCGGCGATGATTGCGTCGGCGGCGACGTTCCGCTGCTAGGGCCGGTGAACAAGGACGGGCTGATGGGGGTCGACACCGCGGTGCCCGTCCGCAGGGTCTCCGACGGCATGAGCAAGACGGCTCTCGTCGGGGAACGCTGGTACCAGCTTCGCACCTGGACCTTCGGCAGCTATTACCGCCAACGCGACTCGGGGCAGGCCGTCGCGGGCCGGCCCCCGCGTGGGCCCCAGATGCAGACCGCGGTCTGCTCGGCAAAGAACCTCAGCCGCGAGGCGCCGCTCAACGCAGACCTCAACGCAACCGGCTACTACGCGGATCACCTGCCCGAGAACCGCCCCCCGATGCCCGACGGCGCCGCGCAAACGATCTCGTTCAACAACCTGCCGTTCGGCAGCTTCCATCCGGGCGGCGGCCACTTTGCCCTGGGGGACGGGAGTGTTCGCTTCGTGGAGGACGACATCGACGCCGATGCGTACCTGGCGCTCGCCTCGCGCGACGGCGGCGAACTGGCTACGGAGCAATGA
- a CDS encoding glycine zipper domain-containing protein — MRAFVGLLLACAVSASPAVAQNTQRGAAVGGVTGAIAGALIGDHNGEAGAGAAIGGLVGAGVGAVFGNAKDKEQEQARYYAQQQRAVAVQAAVSTADVVAMCRSGLSDSLVVNQVSQRGVQRRLEVADIIQLHQAGVSEPVISAMQHAPVGGPPVYQSAPQPVIVERHYAPAPVYYVAPPRPRVQVIYGAHYGRGHHHHW; from the coding sequence ATGCGAGCTTTTGTTGGATTGCTGTTGGCGTGTGCCGTTTCCGCGTCGCCGGCGGTTGCGCAGAACACGCAGCGTGGGGCCGCGGTAGGCGGCGTGACCGGCGCGATTGCGGGCGCCCTGATCGGCGACCACAACGGCGAGGCCGGCGCCGGCGCGGCGATCGGCGGCTTGGTTGGCGCCGGAGTCGGGGCCGTCTTTGGCAACGCCAAGGACAAAGAGCAAGAGCAGGCCCGCTACTACGCCCAGCAGCAACGCGCCGTGGCCGTGCAGGCCGCGGTCTCTACCGCCGACGTGGTGGCGATGTGCCGCAGTGGTCTCTCGGACTCGCTGGTTGTGAATCAGGTTAGTCAACGCGGCGTCCAACGCCGTCTGGAAGTAGCCGACATCATCCAGCTCCACCAGGCAGGTGTGAGCGAGCCGGTGATCTCCGCGATGCAGCACGCCCCGGTCGGCGGCCCGCCCGTCTACCAGTCGGCGCCGCAACCGGTAATCGTCGAACGCCACTACGCGCCCGCCCCGGTGTATTATGTAGCTCCGCCTCGCCCGCGGGTGCAGGTGATTTACGGCGCCCACTACGGTCGCGGCCACCACCACCACTGGTAG
- a CDS encoding DUF6384 family protein, translated as MPAAQQTAPPPAAAELSVAEMTRIMDVAGTLRRERRIAEQQLSRDETKQMLRERLLEAARVSGDPVTEQEIDAAIAAYFENLHEFKPPEPGMETFAASVYVRRGPIAKWAVGIASAAVLWWALATSGVLPGTARNERIADDLLGQIQQSAAAVQEMAVVPDVQARVDSFVKSAEAFRESGRPEDMRSVLASIASLESTLKQEYTLRIVQQPRSGVERNFEDESGKRVSGQYVIVQALDSAGRPLPMEIRDAETGQLKTVTTWGEQVPEAVFERIAADKQADGVLDEAVFASKERGKTDVEVQMSGAEGAPVARGRQITQW; from the coding sequence ATGCCCGCCGCACAGCAAACCGCTCCGCCCCCCGCCGCCGCGGAGCTTTCCGTCGCGGAGATGACGCGCATCATGGACGTGGCGGGCACGCTGCGCCGCGAACGCCGGATTGCCGAGCAGCAGCTCAGCCGCGACGAAACCAAGCAGATGCTGCGAGAGCGGCTGCTGGAGGCGGCCCGTGTTTCGGGCGACCCGGTGACCGAGCAAGAGATCGACGCCGCGATCGCGGCCTACTTCGAGAACCTCCACGAGTTCAAGCCGCCAGAGCCGGGGATGGAGACGTTCGCGGCGAGCGTCTATGTCCGCCGCGGCCCGATCGCCAAATGGGCCGTCGGGATCGCCTCGGCCGCCGTCCTGTGGTGGGCGCTCGCAACCAGCGGCGTTCTGCCGGGGACGGCCCGCAACGAGCGGATCGCGGACGACCTGCTCGGCCAGATCCAACAAAGCGCCGCGGCGGTGCAGGAAATGGCCGTCGTCCCCGACGTACAGGCGAGGGTCGATTCGTTCGTCAAGTCGGCCGAAGCGTTCCGCGAGTCGGGCAGGCCCGAAGACATGCGGAGCGTCTTGGCGTCGATCGCCAGCCTCGAGTCGACGCTCAAGCAGGAGTACACGCTGCGGATTGTCCAGCAGCCGCGATCGGGCGTGGAGCGGAACTTCGAGGACGAATCGGGCAAACGCGTGAGTGGCCAGTACGTGATCGTCCAAGCGCTCGACTCCGCGGGCCGGCCGCTGCCGATGGAGATCCGCGACGCAGAAACGGGGCAGCTCAAGACCGTCACCACCTGGGGCGAGCAGGTCCCCGAGGCGGTCTTCGAGCGGATCGCCGCGGACAAGCAGGCCGACGGCGTTCTCGACGAGGCGGTGTTCGCAAGCAAAGAACGCGGCAAGACAGACGTCGAGGTGCAGATGTCGGGCGCCGAGGGCGCCCCGGTCGCACGCGGAAGGCAAATCACGCAATGGTAA